Within the Pedosphaera parvula Ellin514 genome, the region TCCAGAGCTCCGGAAGCCCCACTTTGACGGCGCAACTCCTCCCGCGTTCCAACGGCGATCAACCGTCCCTGATGAATAATTCCGATTCGATCGGCCATTTCTTCGGCAACACTCAACTGATGGGTGGAAAGAAACACCGTCATACCTGCCAGGGATCTCTCTTTCAGAACATCCTTCACCACCCGCGCGTGATGCGGATCCAATCCAACCATTGGCTCATCGATGACGAACACCTCCGGGTCGTGAAGCAGTGCCGAAACAATTGCTACCCGTTGCCGCGTCCCATGGGAGAGCCCTTCTATCGGTTTGTTGACAAAGGGTTCCAGGTTGAAACGGGTAATCAGCTCCCGACCAACAATCTCGATACGCTCATCATGCATCTGAAACAATTGCCCGGTGAACCTGAAGAATTCCCAGGCGGTGAGTTTATCGTACAGAAATGGGAAATCCGGCACGTAGGCCAGCTTTCGCCGCGCCTCCAAAGGATGGGTTTGCACGTCAAACCCTCCCACCCGGGCACAACCCGAGGTGGGCTTGATCAATCCGCTAAGAATCTTAATCGTGGTGGTCTTTCCTGCCGCATTTGGACCCAAGACGGCAAAAAACTCCCCACGAGGAACGGTAAGGCTGATGTCGTTAACGGCCGTCAGATCACCAAATTTTTTTATCAAATGGATAAGCTCAATCATGAAAGTGCTTTTACAAATTCGTTAATTGATCGTTTACCAGGACTACCTCATCTGGCAATTCCACTCGCAATATTTCCCCGACCTGACTCACAAATACGAGGATTTTGTAACGATCCAACACCTTGGCTTCCAATCGATAAGCCTTAACGGAGGTGTGTCCAATATGAAACCAGTCATTACGCGCTTCCCATTTCAAGCCCAATGAACTTGAAGTCAGGGACTTCGATTTTGCTGGTATCCCCAGCGTGCCAAGCAGTTGGATAGGCACAGGCAGCTCAAACTCACGCATCAGGAACTCCGGATTTTGTAAATCGGCAAATTTGATGGAGCGCTCTGACTTCTCGCTCCCATCCTCAATTTTCAAATGAATGGATTCCTCGGAAATCTGCGACTTGATCTCCCAGGAACTAGGCCGCAGATAAAGACGTAAAACGAAATCCTGCCAAATGTAATTCGTGCTTAATCTGGTGCTAAAATCAAATCTTAGACGATTGGAAGCTTCACCCAACGCCACATTCCCTTCGAAATCAATCCTGTAATTGGAAAGGAACTCCACCATCCCTTCCGGGGGCACTTCATCCACATTGGTCCTACTGCTGGTTAAATCCTGCCCGACGATTGCTGCCCAGCGGCAATAGCCAATCTTTTGACCGTGATGGCTGATTTCCAAGGAAGAATTGTCCGGAGCCGTGAGTATTTTCTGCCAAACCATCTCCATGGGTGCGGATGTGCCCACACCCTCTTTTCCCATGTATTCTGAGCGCCAAAGTAATAGGGTCATTGCCACCCAGAACAGTGTAATCACCAAAAATACGAGTCGCGAGAGCATGACCTTACGCTATTGGGAGGGAATGCTAATTACCTGCCCTACTTTCATCCGTGTGGGTTGTAACTGGGGATTTGCTGCCTGCAGTGCATTGAGAGAAACACCATACTGCCGGGCAATCATGGCCGGAGTTTCTCCCGCTTTTACAGCATGACTACGGGTCGCAGCGGGTGCAACTGGCCTCACGGCATTTGTTGGAGTTGGCCTGGTAGAGGTTGTCGTTCGTGCTGCATTGGCAACCGGTTCAGCAGTTGACCTGACTGCCGCGGTAGCACCAGTGGATTGGGAACCGGGTGTGACATTGGAAACCGCCTGGTTGGTCGCTGCCTGTCGGCTGACGTAATATGCCTCCCATTTTGATACCCGGTCCTTTAAAGCAGCAACCTGCTCTTTCAAGTCCTTGTTTTCAGCCAGAAGTTTTTCCAACTCCCGTTGGCGTTCAGGTGACATTTGACCGATGACCGAGACGCTTGAGGCTATCTTTTGCTTGCAGCTGTTAATGTGCATTTTAACCACATCTGTTTTATCAGAATTGGGGCGCAGTTTCAGGAATTGTTCGTAATGGTAGATGGCAGCAGCGGGGTCGTCGATTTTGTCTCCTTCGTAGAGCCAGGCCAGCTCAAAATGGGCCGATGCGGAACGAGGATTAACCTGCAATGCCTTTTCAAAGGAATCGATCGCACTTTGGAAATCCATGGAATTGACCTGGCTCTTTCCAGTAAGGAAATGCGGCTCCTTTTGCTCGTCCAATTGGTTATCTCCAGGAGGAAGGCACCCGGCTGCTATCAGGCAAATCATAATGCCTACGGCGTATCGCCACGCCCAACGAAAACAAGTCATGGCACGAAGCTAAACGAATCCTTTTCAACACGCAATGATGCGTTGCAGACTATCCCGAGATCTGTTTAAAACAGTGTTCAAAAATCCTTTCGTGCCAGGAGAAACACCAGCAGGCTCAATTAGTTCCTAGGCGATTGGTTTCTCTTCCGCCGGTTGGGACGTCGATTGGGACTGCTCAGGCTCGGCGTGAGGCGATTTGGAAAAAGGATTTTTGGGGACAGCTCCCTTTTGTGATGAACCCTCCTTGATAAAAGGGTTTGTTGTGGCGGGGGCAACCAATGGATCACGTGATAGAAATAGAGGACTCACAAAAAGATAAAGCCAGCCAATGAGCAGGTGAATAACGGCGAAACCTGCCAGGCCAATCAGGTCGAACCAATTCAAGGTGAACGCCACTACCACGCAGGTAAAAAACAATGCCCCCGGCATCTGTGCCGCTCCGGCCAGCTTCCAACTGCCGCGCCATTGAAGATCGCGATTTTGAAAAAAACTGATGATCTTGATCGGCACGAAATAAAGAGTCGCCAGCACCGTCCAACAAATCATCAACCCCACAATGGTTGCCAGAGTTATGATCATCAGCATGCCAGGCTCTCGCGCTCCCCACCACGGTTCCAATTCCTTTCGATTGAAGCCAACTCTCCAGCCCGATGGATAATCAAAGGAAAATTCTCCCAAAAGGCCGAATACTCGCAAATCATCACGACCAAATTCGATCTGGAAATTCGGTTCCCGCCCTATTCGGCCCGTATGATCGAGATCCACCGCTATCCCCAGGAGATGACTTTCAGCCAATTCGAGCGGTGAATCGCCAGACCAACTTAGTTGATGAAATCGAATTTCCCCCTCCAGCGGCAGTTGTTGGATCGCCTGCCTGACGACTGGGAAGATGGAGGTATTAAAAAACCAACCGATGGTCGCGGCAGCCAACGCAGCAACGATCAATTGCACGAACCACAACCGGCCAATGGACGCGCGAGCGAAGCTCGCCACACCACGAGGTGTAAGCGGCTCCCAAGCTTGCGAACCGTTTTGGACCGTGTTGCTCATTAGTAAGCGAGACGCACCAAGTGGGAGTGCGCTTCACGGTCGTTTATCCTACACACTTGAAACTGGGAGCGCCAGCCTCTTTATGAATCACCAATTATTATGCGCCGGGCGCTTGTGGGTTCTGCCCCTGCGGCACCACTATCAAAGGAACTGAATAGCGCAGCTTCATGACGTCATCCACGAGAACTTCCACAAAATAATTTCCCGGCATTTTAAATTCCACCTGGCCGAATACTGTCACGTTCGTCGAGTGAAGCGCAGCATCTTTCAATTCAAATTTCATTTCACTCTTCCGCAGGACGGTGGTTTGATCAGGAGCAACCAACCGCACGTTTTCCGTGAATTGGCCCACCCCGGCTGTCCAACGATTGAAAACACTCAGCTTGAACGCCGTCACCGGTACCTGGGGGACGCGAATGTAGTTGATGACACCGATTATAAAGAAATTGCCGTTTGATTCCTGGCGAATTTCCTCGCACAAGAGAGAGCATTGCAGGTCAGGTAGGATTCGTGCAGCTTGCATATTTTATTAAACTTTCCTTGGTAATGTTAAAATGATTATCAACTCCCAGTAGCCAACTCAGCGGCCCGGACTGTATTCTGCATCAGCATGGCAATAGTCATCGGCCCAACTCCACCGGGATTGGGAGTGATCTTCCCGGCAATGGGTTGCACAGCCTCGAAGTCCACATCTCCCACCAGGCGGGAACCGCCTTTAGCAGCAGGGTCATTTACCCGGTTGACTCCGACATCGACCACCACTGCACCGGGTTTGACCATGTCGGCAGTTACAAACTTGGCCACACCCATGGCCGCAATCAAGATGTCGGCACGCCGGCAGTGCGATTTAATATCCCGGGTTTGCGAATGGCAGATGGTCACTGTGGCATTCGCCTGCTTCGATTTCTGACAAAGTATCGCCGCCATCGGTTTGCCCACGATATTGCCCCGCCCCAAAATCACCGCCTCCGCTCCTTCGATCTTCACACCCGAACGCACCAGCAACTCCAATACTCCCGCTGGCGTGCAGGGCCAAAATCCATTGGGATCACCCAGCATCAACTTGCCGACATTTACCGGGTGAAATCCATCGACATCCTTTTCAGGCAGGACGGCGGAATAAATTACCGTCTCGCGAATGTGCCTGGGTAGTGGTGCTTGAACCAGAATTCCGTGAACACGCGAATCTGCATTCAACTGCGCCACCAACGCGAGCAACTGCTCCTCGGTGGCTGATTCAGGCAGAATTTTGGTCTCGGAACGAATGCCAAGTTGCGAGGATACCTTCTCCTTCATCCCCACATAAACCCTCGATGCAGGGTCCTCACCAACACGGACGAAAACCAGACCAGGCTCCACTCCGCGCGCTTTGAGCGCGGTCACTCGCTGGGCAGTTTCACCCTGGATTTGACTCGCGATGGCACGACCATCAATGAGGTTTGCAACAGGCATTACTCCACGGGCTGAATCGATTGAACAGTCAGGACCGGTGTGTTGGGCCAGCGCTCATCCAGGCCTTCTTCCCCAGAAACCATGACCTTCTTCCCTTTGAAACGCTTGAGAACCAGATTGGTGGAGTCGGAATAGAGATAGTCAATAACACCACCGTTATTGATGCTCTTGAGCTGAAAGTAAGTCGGAGCCTGGATGCTGACAGTTCCTGTCACGATGCCTTCGCGTTGCACGACACGCTTGGCTGGCGGCTCTTCCGGAGCAGGAGGCGTTGGCAATGCTGGAGTCACTACCGGAGGAGCGACAGCAACCGGAGGAGGCTCCGGAGTTGGGACAACCGCAGGAGGAGTGCTGGGTACTTCCGTTGGTGGTGCAGCGACTGGAGGATTGTTTTCCACGGGCGCGGGGGTTGGCGGAGCAGGAGCTGCTGGTGCAGGTGTATTTGCAGCCGCTATTTCAACAGGAGGAGTAGCCGGAGCTGGAGCCAGCAAATGGGCCGCCACAAACGCAAAGGCATTTGTTGGAGCTTCAATTTCGGTCCAGTCACCTTTATTGCCAACTGCTTTAACAGCGTCTCCCTTGTGGAGTAACCCGGCCACACTGTAGTTTTCACCTGGGCCGGTGCGCAGATTCAACTTGGCTGGCTTCACCGTTCCATTGTCGAGAAAAGCACTATTCACATAGACATGGGTATCACTCGGAAGCGCAATTTTGGCCCATTTGGCAGGCTCATCGGTCTTCGGATGCTTTAAAGTAATTTCTTCAAGGACTGTAACAACCTGATCCTTCTTCAGGTGGGCAATCACTTCGCTGTTGATGTTGGCCTGTCCGCGGACATTAACATGATCCTGCTTCGCGACAGCAGGCTGATTCAGCGCGAGCGGAGCGGCTTCTTCCTTGGGCGCAACTGCCGGCTTCGCGGCCTTGGCTTCCTTTTTCTCAGTGGACTTTTTCGCCGCCTTGTCCGTTTTCTTCTTGGAAGATTTTTTGGCTGGCTTGGCCGCTGGCAGGTTCGTGCCCGCATCCGCAGGAGCGGGCGTGGTTACTGTGGTATCGGAAGGCAACGGACCGGGAGTAGCAGGAGCCGGAGCGGGCGTGCTGACAGCAGGGGGCACGGATGCCCCACTATCAGGAACAGGTGGTAATGATGGCGGCGTGTTGGAAGGCACTTGTGCCATCACGCCGGTCGAAAGTAGCCCCGCCAAAATCAGTCCGTATTTCATTTTCATATTCGTTACTGGGACAGTAGAGATTTTATCTCGGCTTCTGTCAACATTCGCCATTTACCACTACGCAATTCGCCTAACTTGATCTTGCCTATTTGCATCCGCACCAAACGGGACACCGTCAGTCCCTGCGATTCAAACAACCGGCGGATCTCTCGATTTTTGCCTTCAGTCAGCTCCAACTCCACCAAACTTGTAGAATTCTGAACTGACAAAGTTCTGGCACGGTCTACTTTCAGCTTTTCGCCTTCATGAACTATGCCGTGCTTAAAACGCTGCAGCATCTCCTGTTCCACCCTTCCCTCCACGGTGGCCAAATACTTTTTGAGCACCCGATAACGAGGATGGGTCAGGTGAAGGCTGAATTCACCATCGTTGGTCAGAAAGATCAGGCCTTCACTGTCAGAATCGAGACGGCCAACCGAGTAAAGATTGTCCCATTCTGCAGGCAGCAAATCACCAATCACCTTCCGCTTTCGATCATCTTTTCGGGAACAGACGTATCCGCGGGGCTTGTTTAAAGCCACATAAAGCTTCCGCTTCAAACGGAGAGGCGCACCATCCAAGGCAATTGAATCGTGGATGGGATCCACCTTGGTGCCCAATTCTCGGACTGTATCGCCATTGACCGA harbors:
- a CDS encoding pseudouridine synthase — its product is MQKFLAEAGVASRRASERIILGGRVSVNGDTVRELGTKVDPIHDSIALDGAPLRLKRKLYVALNKPRGYVCSRKDDRKRKVIGDLLPAEWDNLYSVGRLDSDSEGLIFLTNDGEFSLHLTHPRYRVLKKYLATVEGRVEQEMLQRFKHGIVHEGEKLKVDRARTLSVQNSTSLVELELTEGKNREIRRLFESQGLTVSRLVRMQIGKIKLGELRSGKWRMLTEAEIKSLLSQ
- a CDS encoding SH3 domain-containing protein, yielding MKMKYGLILAGLLSTGVMAQVPSNTPPSLPPVPDSGASVPPAVSTPAPAPATPGPLPSDTTVTTPAPADAGTNLPAAKPAKKSSKKKTDKAAKKSTEKKEAKAAKPAVAPKEEAAPLALNQPAVAKQDHVNVRGQANINSEVIAHLKKDQVVTVLEEITLKHPKTDEPAKWAKIALPSDTHVYVNSAFLDNGTVKPAKLNLRTGPGENYSVAGLLHKGDAVKAVGNKGDWTEIEAPTNAFAFVAAHLLAPAPATPPVEIAAANTPAPAAPAPPTPAPVENNPPVAAPPTEVPSTPPAVVPTPEPPPVAVAPPVVTPALPTPPAPEEPPAKRVVQREGIVTGTVSIQAPTYFQLKSINNGGVIDYLYSDSTNLVLKRFKGKKVMVSGEEGLDERWPNTPVLTVQSIQPVE
- a CDS encoding DUF6941 family protein; translation: MQAARILPDLQCSLLCEEIRQESNGNFFIIGVINYIRVPQVPVTAFKLSVFNRWTAGVGQFTENVRLVAPDQTTVLRKSEMKFELKDAALHSTNVTVFGQVEFKMPGNYFVEVLVDDVMKLRYSVPLIVVPQGQNPQAPGA
- a CDS encoding LysM peptidoglycan-binding domain-containing protein; translated protein: MICLIAAGCLPPGDNQLDEQKEPHFLTGKSQVNSMDFQSAIDSFEKALQVNPRSASAHFELAWLYEGDKIDDPAAAIYHYEQFLKLRPNSDKTDVVKMHINSCKQKIASSVSVIGQMSPERQRELEKLLAENKDLKEQVAALKDRVSKWEAYYVSRQAATNQAVSNVTPGSQSTGATAAVRSTAEPVANAARTTTSTRPTPTNAVRPVAPAATRSHAVKAGETPAMIARQYGVSLNALQAANPQLQPTRMKVGQVISIPSQ
- a CDS encoding bifunctional 5,10-methylenetetrahydrofolate dehydrogenase/5,10-methenyltetrahydrofolate cyclohydrolase, translated to MPVANLIDGRAIASQIQGETAQRVTALKARGVEPGLVFVRVGEDPASRVYVGMKEKVSSQLGIRSETKILPESATEEQLLALVAQLNADSRVHGILVQAPLPRHIRETVIYSAVLPEKDVDGFHPVNVGKLMLGDPNGFWPCTPAGVLELLVRSGVKIEGAEAVILGRGNIVGKPMAAILCQKSKQANATVTICHSQTRDIKSHCRRADILIAAMGVAKFVTADMVKPGAVVVDVGVNRVNDPAAKGGSRLVGDVDFEAVQPIAGKITPNPGGVGPMTIAMLMQNTVRAAELATGS
- a CDS encoding ABC transporter ATP-binding protein, with amino-acid sequence MIELIHLIKKFGDLTAVNDISLTVPRGEFFAVLGPNAAGKTTTIKILSGLIKPTSGCARVGGFDVQTHPLEARRKLAYVPDFPFLYDKLTAWEFFRFTGQLFQMHDERIEIVGRELITRFNLEPFVNKPIEGLSHGTRQRVAIVSALLHDPEVFVIDEPMVGLDPHHARVVKDVLKERSLAGMTVFLSTHQLSVAEEMADRIGIIHQGRLIAVGTREELRRQSGASGALEQTFLALTAQEANLVEEKGPDKLSALGRKA